One genomic region from Conexibacter woesei DSM 14684 encodes:
- a CDS encoding alanine racemase, which produces MIGQPVAELETPAVVVDLGALERNVARAGAYAREHGLALWPHLKTHKTVAVAERQRAAGVAGFTAAKTTEAERFAAHGLGPLLLHYPVFGAAKWERLAAVAGEAPLTVALDSLAAAEGLDRALRARGTSAELLIELDVGMRRTGVADAAAALALAEGVERFGGSGGGGGAGGAGAGGVAGAGLRIAGISCYPGHVRGTLEQVRAGLAEVDVRLRAAREALLAAGIRCDRVSGGSTASLFLSHETCMTEVRAGNYVFLDRSEARGAWTAEDSALHVHATVVSTSVPGRAVLDSGSKTLGEAGPPAGLTGWGTVVGAPGAEIVALNEEHAVCELAGGAADAGAWRVGDRVAVIPNHVCTCVNLHDRLYAARDGVVEEVWPLIARGAVR; this is translated from the coding sequence ATGATCGGTCAGCCGGTCGCGGAGCTGGAGACGCCGGCCGTCGTCGTCGACCTCGGCGCGCTGGAGCGCAACGTCGCGCGCGCGGGCGCCTACGCGCGCGAGCACGGGCTGGCGCTGTGGCCACACCTCAAGACGCACAAGACGGTCGCGGTCGCCGAGCGCCAGCGCGCCGCCGGCGTCGCCGGCTTCACGGCCGCGAAGACGACCGAGGCAGAGCGCTTCGCGGCGCACGGGCTCGGCCCGCTGCTGCTGCACTACCCAGTCTTCGGGGCGGCGAAGTGGGAGCGGCTGGCGGCGGTGGCGGGGGAGGCGCCGCTGACCGTCGCGCTCGACTCGCTCGCCGCGGCGGAGGGGCTCGACCGCGCGCTGCGCGCGCGCGGAACGAGCGCCGAGCTGCTGATCGAGCTGGACGTCGGCATGCGCCGCACCGGCGTCGCCGACGCGGCCGCCGCGCTCGCCCTGGCGGAGGGCGTGGAGCGGTTCGGGGGGAGCGGCGGCGGCGGTGGCGCGGGCGGCGCGGGCGCGGGCGGCGTGGCTGGCGCCGGCCTGCGCATTGCAGGGATCTCCTGTTATCCCGGCCACGTCCGCGGCACGCTGGAGCAGGTCCGCGCCGGGCTGGCGGAGGTCGACGTGCGGCTGCGCGCGGCGCGCGAGGCGCTGCTGGCGGCAGGGATCCGCTGCGACCGCGTCTCCGGCGGCTCGACGGCGTCGCTGTTCCTCTCCCATGAGACCTGCATGACCGAGGTGCGCGCCGGCAACTACGTCTTCCTCGACCGCAGCGAGGCGCGCGGCGCCTGGACGGCGGAGGACTCGGCGCTGCACGTCCACGCGACGGTCGTCTCGACGAGCGTGCCGGGCCGCGCCGTGCTCGACTCCGGCAGCAAGACGCTCGGCGAGGCCGGCCCGCCGGCCGGGCTGACCGGCTGGGGCACCGTCGTCGGCGCCCCCGGCGCCGAGATCGTCGCGCTCAACGAGGAGCACGCGGTCTGCGAGCTGGCGGGCGGCGCGGCGGACGCGGGCGCCTGGCGCGTCGGTGACCGCGTCGCGGTCATCCCCAACCACGTGTGCACGTGCGTCAACCTCCACGACCGCCTCTACGCCGCCCGCGACGGCGTCGTCGAGGAGGTCTGGCCGCTGATCGCGCGCGGCGCGGTTCGCTAG
- a CDS encoding ABC transporter ATP-binding protein, which produces MGAIKIEQVSKVYEGDVRAVDAVELEVADGEFMVLVGPSGCGKSTLLRMIAGLEEVTLGRICIGDRDVTRLQPPDRDIAMVFQNYALYPHMTVAENLAFGLRQRRTPKDEVARRVDDVSKMLGLEELMRRKPVALSGGQRQRVAMGRALVREPAAFLMDEPLSNLDAKLRASMRGQLARLHDRVGTTTVYVTHDQVEAMTLGDRVAVMRGGVLQQCDVPQKLFREPANLFVAAFIGSPSMNLVEATISDGVVRFGEHTLPLPEGSGLGDLVGAGGERGVVLGLRPTDIDLSGPQADPTWPRIAVTVEAVEELGAETLAVFALEAQRVTAEAVRDASEQSNPDDGTLLADDQRARFTASVHGRHAVRAGERVDLAVDHRALHVFDPVSGEALGRRALVHA; this is translated from the coding sequence ATGGGCGCGATCAAGATCGAGCAGGTCTCGAAGGTCTACGAGGGCGACGTCCGCGCGGTCGACGCCGTCGAGCTGGAGGTCGCCGACGGCGAGTTCATGGTGCTCGTCGGCCCGTCCGGCTGCGGCAAGTCGACGCTGCTGCGGATGATCGCGGGGCTGGAGGAGGTGACGCTCGGGCGCATCTGCATCGGCGACCGCGACGTCACGCGCCTGCAGCCGCCCGACCGCGACATCGCGATGGTGTTCCAGAACTACGCCCTCTACCCGCACATGACCGTCGCGGAGAACCTCGCGTTCGGGCTGCGCCAGCGGCGCACGCCGAAGGACGAGGTCGCGCGGCGGGTCGACGACGTCTCGAAGATGCTCGGGCTGGAGGAGCTGATGCGGCGCAAGCCGGTCGCGCTCTCGGGCGGTCAGCGTCAGCGCGTCGCGATGGGCCGGGCGCTCGTGCGCGAGCCGGCGGCGTTCCTGATGGACGAGCCGCTGTCGAACCTCGACGCGAAGCTGCGCGCCTCGATGCGCGGGCAGCTCGCGCGGCTGCACGACCGCGTCGGCACGACGACGGTCTACGTCACGCACGACCAGGTCGAGGCGATGACGCTCGGCGACCGCGTCGCGGTGATGCGCGGCGGGGTCCTGCAGCAGTGCGACGTGCCGCAGAAGCTGTTCCGCGAGCCGGCGAACCTGTTCGTCGCGGCGTTCATCGGCTCGCCGTCGATGAACCTCGTCGAGGCGACGATCTCCGACGGCGTCGTGCGCTTCGGCGAGCACACGCTGCCGCTGCCCGAGGGCTCGGGCCTCGGCGACCTCGTCGGCGCCGGCGGCGAGCGCGGCGTCGTGCTCGGGCTGCGCCCGACCGACATCGACCTCTCCGGCCCGCAGGCCGACCCGACCTGGCCGCGGATCGCGGTGACGGTCGAGGCGGTCGAGGAGCTGGGGGCGGAGACGCTCGCCGTCTTCGCGCTGGAGGCGCAGCGGGTGACCGCGGAGGCGGTGCGCGACGCGAGCGAGCAGAGCAATCCGGACGACGGCACGCTGCTCGCCGACGACCAGCGCGCCCGCTTCACCGCGAGCGTCCACGGACGCCACGCGGTGCGGGCGGGCGAGCGCGTCGACCTCGCGGTCGACCACCGCGCGCTGCACGTCTTCGACCCGGTCAGCGGCGAGGCGCTGGGGCGGCGGGCGCTGGTGCACGCATGA
- a CDS encoding RidA family protein, with amino-acid sequence MKQPVAGTTPAASYSPGMLASGRTLYVSGQGPLDGGEVVSGTIEQETQLTLENLARVLADGGATPADVVRVGIFLADLDEFDAMDAVYKRFFADAAPGAALPARTTVGAALRGIKVEIDCVAVLPDPEG; translated from the coding sequence ATGAAGCAACCAGTCGCCGGAACCACCCCCGCCGCCTCCTACTCGCCGGGCATGCTGGCGAGCGGCCGCACCCTCTACGTCTCCGGCCAGGGGCCGCTCGACGGCGGCGAGGTCGTGAGCGGCACGATCGAGCAGGAGACGCAGCTGACGCTGGAGAACCTCGCGCGCGTGCTGGCCGACGGCGGCGCGACGCCGGCCGACGTCGTGCGCGTCGGGATCTTCCTGGCCGACCTCGACGAGTTCGACGCGATGGACGCGGTCTACAAGCGCTTCTTCGCCGACGCGGCGCCCGGCGCCGCGCTGCCGGCGCGCACGACGGTCGGCGCGGCGCTGCGCGGCATCAAGGTCGAGATCGACTGCGTCGCGGTGCTCCCCGACCCCGAGGGCTGA
- a CDS encoding carbohydrate ABC transporter permease, translated as MSALTAAPERRAGAAPPVPQERGRWRLPFSPWHLVLAPMALLFAAPLIWLFLTSFMSNAQINRFPPTIIPDALHVTGYDYVLSNGLFPRWFLNSAIVSSAAVISNLILCSLAAYAFARMRFRGSNVIFALMLTTLIIPFQLTMIPTFLIMKELGLIDSLGALIVPGLVSAFGIFLLRQFFVSLPRELEEAARIDGCSRLTVLVKIVLPLARPALTTLAVLTFLTIWNDLTWPLIAISSDENYTLQLGLTTFQGQHRTEWAAVMAGDVLTTLPVLIAFLLAQRTFIQSLTSSAVKG; from the coding sequence ATGAGCGCGCTGACCGCCGCGCCGGAGCGGCGCGCGGGCGCCGCGCCGCCGGTCCCGCAGGAGCGGGGCCGCTGGAGACTGCCGTTCAGCCCTTGGCACCTCGTGCTGGCGCCGATGGCGCTGCTGTTCGCGGCGCCGTTGATCTGGCTGTTCCTGACGTCGTTCATGTCGAACGCGCAGATCAACCGCTTCCCGCCGACGATCATCCCCGACGCGCTGCACGTGACCGGCTACGACTACGTGCTCTCCAACGGGCTGTTCCCGCGCTGGTTCCTCAACTCCGCGATCGTCTCCTCGGCCGCGGTGATCTCGAACCTGATCCTCTGCTCGCTCGCGGCGTACGCGTTCGCGCGGATGAGATTCCGCGGCTCGAACGTGATCTTCGCGCTGATGCTGACGACGTTGATCATCCCGTTCCAGCTGACGATGATCCCGACGTTCCTGATCATGAAGGAGCTGGGGCTGATCGACTCGCTGGGCGCGCTGATCGTGCCGGGGCTCGTCTCCGCGTTCGGCATCTTCCTGCTGCGGCAGTTCTTCGTCTCGCTGCCGAGAGAGCTGGAGGAGGCGGCGCGGATCGACGGCTGCTCGCGTCTGACGGTGCTCGTGAAGATCGTCCTGCCGCTCGCGCGGCCGGCGCTGACGACGCTCGCCGTGCTGACGTTCCTGACGATCTGGAACGACCTCACGTGGCCGCTGATCGCGATCTCGTCCGACGAGAACTACACGCTGCAGCTGGGCTTGACGACGTTCCAGGGGCAGCACCGGACCGAGTGGGCCGCCGTCATGGCCGGCGACGTGCTGACGACGCTGCCGGTGCTGATCGCGTTCCTGCTCGCGCAGCGAACGTTCATCCAATCGCTCACCTCGAGCGCAGTGAAGGGCTAG
- a CDS encoding carbohydrate ABC transporter permease encodes MSAAAPAAAAPAPSWRRRIFGQHPSAWLFILPSTLLILGLNFLPMAWAFLLSLQRSDLVTPAEWIGFDNYSALARDPTFRDAVEHTLIYTALFVPLSVGGGLAIAMMLNRKIRFIGIYRTMIFVPFIMSAAAQGVLFSFILDPQYGLANAALDSVGISRQGFMQDPGQALYVLVGIGLWGGLGFCVIVFLAALQDIPRELMEAASIDGARRWATLRKIVLPSLRPVMVFLFVWQTFQALQLFDLVYATTRGGPLGSTTVVVYYVYEQAFQFFHAGYGSAAAYVLAVAIFAIGGGQLAVRAIRRRRAERAAVAA; translated from the coding sequence ATGTCCGCCGCCGCACCAGCCGCGGCCGCGCCGGCGCCCTCGTGGCGCCGGCGCATCTTCGGCCAGCATCCGAGCGCATGGCTGTTCATCCTGCCCTCGACGCTGCTGATCCTCGGCCTCAACTTCCTGCCGATGGCGTGGGCGTTCCTGCTCTCGTTGCAGAGATCGGACCTCGTCACACCGGCGGAGTGGATCGGCTTCGACAACTACAGCGCGCTCGCGAGAGACCCGACCTTCCGCGACGCCGTCGAGCACACGCTGATCTACACGGCGCTGTTCGTCCCGCTCAGCGTCGGCGGCGGCCTCGCGATCGCGATGATGCTGAACCGCAAGATCCGCTTCATCGGGATCTACCGGACGATGATCTTCGTCCCGTTCATCATGTCCGCCGCCGCGCAGGGCGTGCTGTTCAGCTTCATCCTCGATCCGCAGTACGGGCTCGCGAACGCGGCGCTCGACAGCGTCGGGATCTCCAGACAGGGGTTCATGCAGGACCCCGGCCAGGCGCTCTACGTGCTCGTCGGGATCGGCCTCTGGGGCGGGCTCGGCTTCTGCGTGATCGTCTTCCTCGCCGCGCTCCAGGACATCCCGAGAGAGCTGATGGAGGCGGCCTCGATCGACGGCGCCCGCCGCTGGGCGACGCTGCGCAAGATCGTGCTGCCGTCGCTGCGGCCGGTGATGGTGTTCCTGTTCGTGTGGCAGACGTTCCAGGCGCTGCAGCTGTTCGACCTCGTCTACGCGACGACGCGCGGCGGGCCGCTCGGCTCGACGACGGTCGTCGTCTACTACGTCTACGAGCAGGCGTTCCAGTTCTTCCACGCCGGCTACGGCTCGGCGGCGGCGTACGTGCTCGCGGTCGCGATCTTCGCGATCGGCGGCGGCCAACTCGCCGTCCGCGCGATCCGCCGGCGGCGCGCCGAGCGAGCGGCGGTGGCGGCATGA
- a CDS encoding ABC transporter substrate-binding protein translates to MRRMLMVGAVIGALAVAGCGSSDDDGGGGSGSAGGVTEVTFWHGQNDITQRALERLVDEFNATHPSIKVDANSGGVLADEMLTKLTASLAGDSYPDVAYVFGSDLANISRSDKVQNLTEAVAEPGWRWNDFWQGEREGATVDGRVRAVPALADNLGIIYNKRLFDDAGVAYPEADWTWDDFRATAKQLTDEGKGQFGYSWPGGGGEDTTWRLWPMIWQQGGDILTPDGSRAAFNSPAGVRALELIGEMATDDKSIFVDSDPNGERAIRLFQGGKLAMIEAGPWVLPDVIDAKVDYGAQRLPGFDGDHTTIAGADNWVLFDNGDERSRAAQEFIQWLTAERQDLAWVAATQSLPLRRSTEETAEYRRLASRVPGTDVFAMSLDTARARPSLEVYPEISKAVAEGVVAVLLGRADAQEALDAAAQRADAVLAGAGAGG, encoded by the coding sequence ATGAGACGAATGCTGATGGTGGGCGCGGTGATCGGCGCCCTCGCCGTCGCCGGCTGCGGCAGCAGCGACGACGACGGCGGCGGGGGAAGCGGGAGCGCGGGCGGCGTCACCGAGGTGACGTTCTGGCACGGCCAGAACGACATCACGCAGAGAGCGCTGGAGAGACTGGTCGACGAGTTCAACGCGACCCATCCGAGCATCAAGGTCGACGCCAACTCCGGCGGCGTGCTCGCCGACGAGATGCTGACGAAGCTGACGGCCAGCCTGGCGGGCGACTCCTACCCGGACGTCGCGTACGTGTTCGGCTCCGATCTCGCCAACATCTCGCGCAGCGACAAGGTCCAGAACCTGACCGAGGCGGTCGCCGAGCCGGGCTGGAGATGGAACGACTTCTGGCAGGGCGAGCGCGAGGGCGCGACCGTCGACGGCAGAGTCCGCGCGGTGCCGGCGCTCGCCGACAACCTCGGGATCATCTACAACAAGAGACTGTTCGACGACGCGGGCGTCGCGTACCCCGAGGCCGACTGGACGTGGGACGACTTCCGCGCGACGGCGAAGCAGCTGACCGACGAGGGCAAGGGCCAGTTCGGCTACTCGTGGCCGGGCGGCGGCGGCGAGGACACGACCTGGCGCCTGTGGCCGATGATCTGGCAGCAGGGCGGCGACATCCTCACGCCCGACGGCAGCAGAGCCGCGTTCAACTCGCCCGCTGGCGTCAGAGCGCTGGAGCTGATCGGCGAGATGGCGACCGACGACAAGTCGATCTTCGTCGACTCCGACCCCAACGGCGAGCGCGCGATCAGACTGTTCCAGGGCGGCAAGCTCGCGATGATCGAGGCCGGTCCGTGGGTGCTGCCCGACGTGATCGACGCGAAGGTCGACTACGGCGCTCAGCGCCTGCCCGGCTTCGACGGCGACCACACCACGATCGCCGGCGCCGACAACTGGGTCCTGTTCGACAACGGCGACGAGCGCTCCAGAGCCGCGCAGGAGTTCATCCAGTGGCTGACGGCCGAGAGACAGGACCTCGCATGGGTCGCCGCGACGCAGTCGCTGCCGCTGCGCAGAAGCACCGAGGAGACCGCTGAGTACAGAAGGCTCGCGAGCAGAGTCCCCGGCACCGACGTCTTCGCGATGAGCCTCGACACGGCGCGCGCACGGCCGTCGCTGGAGGTCTACCCCGAGATCTCCAAGGCGGTCGCCGAGGGCGTCGTCGCGGTGCTGCTCGGCCGCGCTGACGCGCAGGAGGCGCTCGACGCCGCCGCGCAGAGAGCCGACGCCGTGCTCGCCGGGGCCGGGGCGGGAGGCTGA
- a CDS encoding SDR family NAD(P)-dependent oxidoreductase has translation MSAEAENGQLAALAPLTPRESRPGTTVVVGAAQGIGAVVAQRLAAEPWSERVVLADLDGDGVGGVAAQLRAAGHEVDSLRVDVTDAAAVDALVERSREATRVAIVAGMFFPTPALDVTRDEFRQIVDVNLHGAYFVAQAYAKEMAAGDGGAIVCVSSIAGRMPRMRQVAYCASKAGISHALRVLGMEAAHDGVRVNTVSPGLTDTPMMRTVAGDHAAVQQMADGTLEGFRPRIPDRRVATPTDVADAIAFLLSPESDHITLQDLVVDGGELLGR, from the coding sequence ATGAGTGCGGAGGCCGAGAACGGCCAGCTCGCCGCGCTCGCGCCGCTGACGCCACGCGAGTCGCGCCCCGGCACGACCGTCGTCGTCGGCGCCGCGCAGGGGATCGGCGCGGTCGTCGCGCAGCGGCTCGCGGCCGAGCCGTGGAGCGAGCGGGTCGTGCTCGCCGACCTCGACGGCGACGGCGTCGGCGGGGTCGCGGCGCAGCTGCGGGCCGCCGGCCACGAGGTCGACTCGCTGCGCGTCGACGTGACCGACGCCGCCGCGGTCGACGCGCTGGTGGAGCGCAGCCGCGAGGCGACGCGCGTCGCGATCGTCGCGGGGATGTTCTTCCCGACGCCTGCGCTCGACGTCACGCGCGACGAGTTCCGCCAGATCGTCGACGTCAACCTGCACGGCGCCTACTTCGTCGCGCAGGCGTACGCGAAGGAGATGGCGGCGGGCGACGGCGGCGCGATCGTCTGCGTCTCCTCGATCGCCGGCCGCATGCCGCGGATGCGGCAGGTCGCGTACTGCGCCTCGAAGGCCGGCATCTCGCACGCGCTGCGGGTGCTCGGGATGGAGGCCGCGCACGACGGCGTGCGCGTCAACACCGTCTCGCCCGGGCTGACCGACACGCCGATGATGCGCACCGTCGCCGGCGACCACGCGGCGGTGCAGCAGATGGCCGACGGGACGCTGGAGGGCTTCCGCCCGCGCATCCCCGACCGCCGCGTCGCGACGCCGACCGACGTCGCCGACGCGATCGCGTTCCTGCTCTCCCCGGAGAGCGACCACATCACCTTGCAGGACCTCGTCGTCGACGGCGGCGAACTGCTCGGACGCTGA
- the melA gene encoding alpha-glucosidase/alpha-galactosidase, whose product MPRITLIGAGSATFTRMLLGDILSFPELHDVSIALHDIDPERLETAEGVARWTAKNAGAAPAISAHADRRAALDGADYVINMVQVGGHRATVADYEIPLKYGLRQTIGDTLGIGGIFRALRTIPVMHGIGNEMAEVSNDGAWLLNYTNPMATLCWATYAGSPQQNVIGLCHSVQNTTRQLAEYVGVPFEDVTFRGAGVNHQAFILRFERDGEDLYPLLDARIAQDPELLRRVRMQMYSRLGYFPTESSEHSSEYLPWFMRDDEAIERHRIEVGAYVKMSEENLDEYAETRRRLAAGEDLPGEPSIEYAPEIIHSIETGTPRVVYGTVQNTGLIDNLPRGAAVEVPCLVDGSGVQPTHVADYPAQLAALNRTFLNVCELTARAAIEGDKDHVRHAAMLDPNAAATLSLDQIWSLCDELTAAHGDLIPEALR is encoded by the coding sequence ATGCCGAGAATCACCCTGATCGGCGCCGGCAGTGCCACTTTCACGCGCATGCTGCTCGGCGACATCCTGTCCTTCCCTGAGCTGCACGACGTCTCGATCGCGCTGCACGACATCGACCCGGAGCGGCTGGAGACGGCCGAGGGCGTCGCGCGCTGGACCGCGAAGAACGCCGGTGCCGCCCCGGCGATCAGCGCCCACGCCGACCGCCGCGCCGCGCTCGACGGCGCCGACTACGTCATCAACATGGTCCAGGTCGGCGGCCACAGAGCGACTGTCGCCGACTACGAGATCCCGCTGAAGTACGGGCTGCGCCAGACGATCGGCGACACGCTCGGGATCGGCGGCATCTTCCGCGCGCTTCGCACGATCCCCGTCATGCACGGGATCGGCAACGAGATGGCGGAGGTCTCGAACGACGGCGCCTGGCTGCTCAACTACACCAACCCGATGGCGACGCTCTGCTGGGCGACCTATGCAGGCTCTCCCCAGCAGAACGTGATCGGCCTCTGCCACTCGGTGCAGAACACGACGCGACAGCTGGCCGAGTACGTCGGCGTGCCGTTCGAGGACGTCACCTTCCGTGGCGCCGGCGTGAATCACCAGGCGTTCATCCTGCGCTTCGAGCGCGACGGCGAGGACCTCTACCCGCTGCTCGACGCGAGAATCGCGCAGGACCCGGAGCTGCTGCGCAGAGTCCGCATGCAGATGTACTCGCGGCTGGGCTACTTCCCGACCGAGTCGAGCGAGCACTCGTCCGAGTACCTGCCGTGGTTCATGCGCGACGACGAGGCGATCGAGCGCCATCGGATCGAGGTCGGCGCGTACGTGAAGATGAGCGAGGAGAACCTCGACGAGTACGCCGAGACGCGCCGTCGTCTCGCCGCCGGCGAGGACCTGCCCGGCGAGCCGAGCATCGAGTACGCGCCGGAGATCATCCACTCGATCGAGACCGGCACGCCGCGCGTCGTCTACGGCACGGTGCAGAACACCGGCCTGATCGACAACCTGCCGCGCGGCGCGGCCGTCGAGGTGCCGTGCCTGGTCGACGGCTCCGGCGTCCAGCCGACGCACGTCGCCGACTACCCCGCGCAGCTGGCGGCGCTCAACCGCACGTTCCTCAACGTCTGCGAGCTGACGGCGCGCGCGGCGATCGAGGGTGACAAGGACCACGTCCGCCATGCGGCGATGCTCGACCCGAACGCCGCCGCGACGCTCTCGCTCGACCAGATCTGGTCGCTCTGCGACGAGCTGACGGCCGCCCACGGCGACCTGATCCCCGAGGCGCTGCGATGA
- a CDS encoding SDR family NAD(P)-dependent oxidoreductase has protein sequence MAGRLDGKVAIVTGAGSGIGRATAVAYAAEGARVVLAELVAERGETVAADIRSAGGTASALTVDVTDSARVEALVAQTVELYGTVDVLVHSAANVPLVNDHDARLTELDDDIWHRIISLFLTGTYHVCKHAGRQMIAQRSGSIVLVSTTDALVGVAGLDAYTAAKGGVTALTRSFAAGMAPDGVRVNAICPSFVSTEPQQAWLADATSHDTIDRLHLLPIATPEDIAPMAVYLGADESRVVTGGVFPIDSGYTAFKARLDVMSAMRVEGQAS, from the coding sequence ATGGCCGGACGGCTGGATGGGAAGGTCGCGATCGTGACGGGCGCGGGCTCGGGGATCGGCCGCGCGACCGCCGTCGCCTACGCCGCCGAGGGCGCACGCGTCGTGCTCGCCGAACTCGTCGCAGAACGCGGCGAGACGGTCGCCGCCGACATCCGCTCAGCCGGCGGAACCGCGTCCGCTCTGACCGTCGACGTGACCGACTCCGCCCGCGTCGAAGCACTCGTCGCTCAGACGGTCGAGCTCTACGGCACCGTCGACGTGCTCGTCCACTCCGCCGCGAACGTCCCACTCGTCAACGACCACGACGCACGCCTCACCGAACTCGACGACGACATCTGGCACCGCATCATCAGCCTCTTCCTGACCGGCACCTACCACGTCTGCAAACACGCCGGCCGCCAGATGATCGCCCAACGCTCAGGCTCGATCGTCCTCGTCTCCACCACCGACGCCCTCGTCGGCGTCGCCGGCCTCGACGCCTACACCGCCGCCAAAGGCGGCGTCACCGCCCTCACACGCTCCTTCGCCGCCGGCATGGCGCCCGACGGCGTCCGCGTCAACGCGATCTGCCCAAGCTTCGTCTCCACCGAACCCCAACAGGCATGGCTCGCCGACGCCACCTCCCATGACACCATCGACCGCTTGCACCTGCTGCCGATCGCAACCCCGGAAGACATCGCGCCGATGGCCGTCTACCTCGGCGCCGACGAGTCACGCGTCGTCACCGGCGGCGTCTTCCCGATCGACAGCGGCTACACCGCCTTCAAGGCGAGACTCGACGTGATGAGCGCGATGCGCGTCGAGGGGCAGGCCTCATGA
- a CDS encoding IclR family transcriptional regulator, protein MSAAGGAVKSADRVLAILDLLAEREALTFSEVVAALELPKSSVHNLLQTMIDRDYVEYDAAAKSYGLGIRVWQIGRARRDVEHLRTVLKPLMDELRSRTEETVQLARLEGADAVYLEISESPHPMKLSSTPGVRLPAHASGIGKVLLAALDPDDARARLEGSVLESFTSHTLTDVEAIMAELDRVRQQGYGTDNEEFAIGCRCTAMAVRDGAGQVVGAISVSIPTPRYSRDVAARVRKALGEMTTAAQAQLARRG, encoded by the coding sequence ATGAGCGCCGCGGGCGGGGCGGTCAAGTCGGCCGATCGTGTGCTGGCGATCCTCGACCTGCTGGCCGAGCGCGAGGCGCTGACGTTCTCCGAGGTGGTCGCGGCGCTGGAGCTGCCGAAGTCGTCGGTCCACAACCTGCTGCAGACGATGATCGACCGCGACTACGTCGAGTACGACGCGGCCGCGAAGTCGTACGGGCTCGGCATCCGCGTCTGGCAGATCGGCCGCGCGCGGCGCGACGTCGAGCACCTGCGGACGGTGCTCAAGCCGCTGATGGACGAGCTGCGCTCGCGCACCGAGGAGACCGTGCAGCTGGCGCGGCTGGAGGGCGCGGACGCCGTCTACCTGGAGATCAGCGAGTCGCCGCACCCGATGAAGCTCTCCTCCACCCCGGGCGTGCGGCTGCCGGCGCACGCGAGCGGGATCGGCAAGGTGCTGCTCGCCGCGCTCGATCCCGACGACGCGCGCGCCCGGCTGGAGGGCTCGGTGCTCGAGTCGTTCACGTCGCACACGCTGACCGACGTCGAGGCGATCATGGCGGAGCTCGACAGGGTCCGTCAGCAGGGCTACGGGACCGACAACGAGGAGTTCGCGATCGGCTGCCGCTGCACCGCGATGGCGGTCCGCGACGGCGCTGGCCAGGTCGTCGGCGCGATCTCGGTCTCGATCCCGACGCCGCGCTACAGCCGCGACGTCGCCGCGAGAGTCCGCAAGGCGCTCGGCGAGATGACGACCGCCGCCCAGGCGCAGCTCGCGCGGCGCGGCTGA
- a CDS encoding nucleotide triphosphate diphosphatase NUDT15 produces the protein MPRAPSVGVSALVVRDGKLLLGLRRGAHGAGTWAPPGGAVDAGEEPAATALRELEEETGLAGASAGAVGFTSDVFPADRQHWITLHHRVAGVVGEPVNREPHRCERWEWFALDALPPAAELFAPLRALIERGWPAR, from the coding sequence GTGCCGCGAGCGCCGTCGGTCGGCGTCAGCGCGCTCGTCGTGCGAGACGGGAAGCTGCTGCTCGGCCTGCGCCGCGGCGCGCACGGCGCCGGCACATGGGCCCCGCCCGGCGGCGCGGTCGACGCCGGCGAGGAGCCGGCGGCGACCGCGCTGCGCGAGCTGGAGGAGGAGACCGGCCTGGCCGGGGCGAGCGCCGGCGCGGTCGGCTTCACCAGCGACGTCTTCCCGGCCGACCGCCAGCATTGGATCACGCTGCACCACCGCGTCGCGGGCGTCGTCGGCGAGCCGGTCAACCGCGAGCCGCACCGCTGCGAGCGGTGGGAGTGGTTCGCGCTCGACGCGCTGCCGCCGGCCGCCGAGCTGTTCGCTCCGCTGCGCGCGCTGATCGAGCGCGGCTGGCCGGCGCGCTGA